In the genome of Kitasatospora cathayae, one region contains:
- a CDS encoding LCP family protein, translated as MAELSNRPRGRVPGRGPAPLTVAGRTLACAVSVAVLGASGFTWYEYRSLDDGVFKSTALADAKKNAPPHLDKSVNLLLIGLDSRKDMDGNDLPKQFVEDELHAGSSEIGGYNTNALIVLHIPANGGKVTALSVPRDDYVQTVGADGRMHKIKEAYGIAKEAAEAKLAGKALSRAELERQSREAGRSATIQTVQSFLDVPIDHFAEVNLIGFYDIAKAVEPIQVCLNHPVDDPIIARTATHEGGGTGLKLPAGISSLDAAQALSFVRQRHHLTNGDLDRTHRQQAFISSVEYRLKQQGILNDFGQMQKLFEVVKKDVVIDNEWNVLDFAQQAPNLTGGNVEFNTLPITGFKTIGGQEVNTVNPDLIKRIVRQLFNHEQAPAVPATAPGNAPSETATSTPSPSAAPKSVVDVNAAAGAGAAATESKALVELGYQAGRIGEAPARTRATAVTYGSGAKADAQAVAARYGVTAVPSSAVAAGHVLVTLAATRTPTPTPTAPSAGASAPADGSADPAAGLPMQGPAVKAGGIPCVD; from the coding sequence GTGGCTGAGCTCAGCAACCGCCCGCGCGGGCGGGTTCCGGGCCGTGGCCCGGCCCCGCTGACCGTCGCCGGCCGCACCCTGGCCTGTGCCGTGTCGGTCGCCGTGCTCGGCGCCAGCGGCTTCACCTGGTACGAGTACCGCAGCCTGGACGACGGCGTGTTCAAGTCCACCGCGCTGGCCGACGCCAAGAAGAACGCCCCGCCGCATCTGGACAAGTCCGTCAACCTGCTGCTGATCGGCCTCGACAGCCGCAAGGACATGGACGGCAACGACCTGCCCAAGCAGTTCGTCGAGGACGAACTGCACGCCGGCTCCAGTGAGATCGGCGGCTACAACACCAACGCCCTGATCGTGCTGCACATCCCGGCCAACGGCGGCAAGGTCACCGCGCTGTCCGTCCCGCGTGACGACTACGTGCAGACCGTCGGCGCCGACGGCAGGATGCACAAGATCAAGGAGGCCTACGGCATCGCCAAGGAGGCCGCCGAGGCGAAGCTCGCCGGCAAGGCCCTCTCCAGGGCGGAGCTGGAACGGCAGAGCCGGGAGGCGGGCCGCTCGGCCACCATCCAGACCGTGCAGAGCTTCCTGGACGTCCCGATCGACCACTTCGCCGAGGTCAACCTGATCGGCTTCTACGACATCGCCAAGGCGGTCGAACCGATCCAGGTCTGCCTCAACCACCCGGTCGACGATCCGATCATCGCCCGGACCGCCACCCACGAGGGCGGCGGCACCGGCCTCAAGCTGCCCGCCGGGATCAGCTCGCTCGACGCCGCCCAGGCGCTGTCCTTCGTCCGCCAGCGCCACCACCTGACCAACGGCGACCTCGACCGCACCCACCGGCAGCAGGCGTTCATCTCCTCGGTCGAGTACCGGCTCAAGCAGCAGGGCATCCTCAACGACTTCGGGCAGATGCAGAAGCTGTTCGAGGTGGTGAAGAAGGACGTCGTGATCGACAACGAGTGGAACGTCCTCGACTTCGCCCAGCAGGCGCCCAACCTCACCGGTGGCAACGTCGAGTTCAACACCCTGCCGATCACCGGGTTCAAGACCATCGGCGGGCAGGAGGTCAACACCGTCAACCCGGACCTGATCAAGAGGATCGTCCGGCAGCTGTTCAACCACGAACAGGCGCCCGCCGTCCCGGCCACGGCGCCCGGCAACGCCCCGAGCGAGACGGCCACGTCCACGCCCTCGCCGAGCGCCGCACCCAAGTCCGTGGTCGACGTCAACGCGGCGGCCGGTGCGGGCGCGGCGGCCACCGAGTCCAAGGCGCTGGTCGAACTCGGCTACCAGGCGGGAAGGATCGGGGAGGCCCCGGCGCGGACCCGGGCCACCGCGGTGACGTACGGCAGCGGCGCCAAGGCCGACGCCCAGGCGGTCGCCGCCCGCTACGGCGTCACCGCCGTCCCGTCCTCGGCGGTCGCGGCGGGCCACGTCCTGGTCACCCTCGCCGCCACCCGCACTCCGACCCCCACCCCGACCGCGCCCTCGGCGGGTGCCTCGGCTCCGGCCGACGGCTCGGCCGACCCGGCCGCCGGGTTGCCGATGCAGGGGCCGGCGGTGAAGGCCGGCGGGATCCCCTGCGTCGACTGA
- a CDS encoding DUF6777 domain-containing protein: MEASGRSFPVPAVRAGRLRNGASMSSQPPPSGPPSEPPYGPPSGPPSGPLARPPAGGGAAGPPSVPPPPSGPSGSSAGGAGGGPHRPWWRSRRGLSVAAAVVVAAVVATVLVVNNQGGKHEAIPSADEVALQAPADPGPAPFTPSVETQGVSAPAPTTAPPTTAPPTTAPATTAPATTSTTARTQPGGSPKSGSPAVLHSVQGSSAGLYGGTMSKPSCDTERLIGMVGSGDAGRAWASAAGIDQSAVPSYLRSLTSAYLRVDTRVTNHSYKSGAVVQYQSALQAGTAVLVDSQGVPRVRCACGNPLKPATLVSNAKYTGKAWTGFQPTTLIVVAPAPQPVTEIILVNIETGGWFSRLTGRIDVVDKHVDPPRGPLAPGIPPPVPWKPTTPTATASTSAKGSTSASGSTSAKGSTSASGSTSAASSGATSSGATSSAATSSGATTSGSATSGSTTSGSTTSGSTTSSGTPSGTTASSSTSTSTGSASASGSSASTTTTRAPTATETTTTRAPTATETTTTRAPTATETMTARSPTATETTASRPPTATETTVSRPPTTTETTTTGTGTTTGTRTTP; encoded by the coding sequence ATGGAAGCCAGTGGCAGGAGTTTTCCCGTGCCGGCCGTTCGCGCCGGCCGCCTGCGAAACGGAGCCTCGATGAGTTCCCAACCGCCTCCCTCCGGGCCGCCGAGCGAACCGCCGTACGGCCCGCCGTCCGGTCCCCCTTCCGGCCCGCTTGCCCGCCCGCCCGCCGGTGGCGGCGCCGCCGGACCGCCGTCCGTGCCACCACCGCCCTCGGGCCCGTCCGGGTCGTCCGCCGGTGGTGCGGGCGGCGGCCCGCACAGGCCGTGGTGGCGCTCCAGGAGGGGCCTGTCGGTCGCCGCGGCGGTGGTGGTGGCGGCCGTGGTGGCCACCGTGCTGGTCGTCAACAACCAGGGCGGCAAGCACGAGGCCATCCCGAGCGCCGATGAGGTCGCCCTGCAGGCCCCGGCCGATCCCGGGCCCGCCCCGTTCACCCCTTCGGTGGAAACCCAGGGCGTGAGCGCTCCCGCGCCCACCACGGCACCGCCCACCACAGCACCGCCCACCACGGCGCCGGCCACCACGGCGCCGGCCACCACGTCCACCACCGCGCGGACCCAGCCGGGCGGTTCACCGAAGAGCGGCTCCCCGGCCGTCCTGCACAGCGTGCAGGGCAGCTCGGCCGGGCTGTACGGCGGGACGATGAGCAAGCCCAGCTGTGACACCGAACGGCTGATCGGCATGGTGGGCAGCGGCGACGCCGGTCGGGCCTGGGCCTCGGCGGCGGGCATCGACCAGTCCGCCGTCCCGTCCTACCTGCGCTCGCTGACCTCGGCGTACCTGCGGGTGGACACCCGGGTGACCAACCACAGCTACAAGAGCGGCGCCGTGGTGCAGTACCAGTCGGCGCTGCAGGCTGGCACCGCCGTCCTGGTGGACTCCCAGGGCGTGCCCCGGGTGCGCTGCGCCTGCGGCAACCCGTTGAAGCCGGCGACACTGGTGAGCAACGCCAAGTACACCGGGAAGGCGTGGACGGGCTTCCAGCCGACCACGCTGATCGTGGTGGCGCCGGCCCCGCAGCCGGTGACCGAGATCATCCTGGTGAACATCGAGACGGGCGGCTGGTTCTCCCGGCTGACCGGGCGGATCGACGTGGTGGACAAGCACGTCGATCCGCCCAGGGGCCCGCTGGCGCCGGGCATCCCGCCGCCCGTCCCGTGGAAGCCGACCACTCCGACGGCGACGGCGTCGACGTCGGCGAAGGGATCCACCTCCGCGTCCGGGTCCACGTCGGCGAAGGGGTCCACCTCCGCATCAGGGTCCACGTCGGCGGCCTCCTCCGGCGCGACCTCCTCCGGCGCGACCTCCTCGGCGGCGACCTCCTCGGGTGCGACGACGTCCGGGTCCGCGACCTCCGGCTCGACGACATCGGGCTCGACAACGTCCGGCTCGACCACCTCCTCGGGCACGCCGTCCGGGACGACCGCCTCGTCGAGCACGTCCACGTCGACCGGATCCGCGTCCGCGTCCGGGTCCTCGGCGAGCACGACGACCACCAGAGCCCCGACGGCAACGGAGACCACGACCACCCGAGCCCCGACGGCCACGGAGACCACGACCACCCGAGCCCCGACGGCAACGGAGACCATGACCGCCAGGAGCCCGACGGCCACGGAGACCACCGCTTCCCGACCTCCGACGGCCACGGAGACCACCGTTTCCCGGCCTCCGACGACCACCGAGACCACGACCACCGGGACGGGCACGACCACCGGGACGCGCACGACACCCTGA
- a CDS encoding nucleotidyltransferase, which translates to MISRGLDEDGYIAREGSLDRVTAEFAPVVDAARERIAAAFGPARLHGAYLYGSIPRGTAVPGVSDLDLLLALRRRPTPDDRAEADVLEAALDSAFPQVNGVGVLLFDTDTLLSELERYDLGWFVACLCTPLLGEDLAGRLPRYRPSPLLARETNGDLALVLPRWRERLAAAATPGVAAQDADLAALSRTVSRRIVRTGFTLVMPRWNGWTSDLTVSAEAFAAHYPDRAEQMRLAAAVARTPTTDRAVLTVLIDDLARWLAAEYSAVHGEKAPRP; encoded by the coding sequence GTGATCAGCAGAGGACTGGACGAGGACGGGTACATCGCGCGGGAGGGTTCGCTGGACCGCGTCACGGCGGAGTTCGCCCCGGTGGTCGACGCCGCCCGGGAGCGGATCGCCGCCGCGTTCGGCCCCGCCCGGCTGCACGGCGCCTACCTGTACGGCAGCATCCCGCGGGGCACCGCGGTCCCCGGTGTCTCCGACCTCGACCTGCTGCTCGCCCTGCGCCGCCGGCCCACCCCGGACGACCGCGCCGAGGCCGACGTCCTGGAGGCCGCCCTCGATTCGGCCTTTCCCCAGGTCAACGGCGTCGGCGTGCTCCTGTTCGACACGGACACGCTGCTCAGCGAGTTGGAGCGGTACGACCTGGGATGGTTCGTCGCCTGCCTCTGCACCCCGTTGCTCGGCGAGGACCTCGCCGGGCGGCTCCCCCGCTACCGCCCGAGCCCCCTGCTCGCCCGCGAGACCAACGGCGACCTCGCGCTCGTCCTCCCCCGCTGGCGCGAACGACTCGCGGCCGCCGCCACCCCGGGCGTCGCCGCCCAGGACGCCGATCTCGCAGCGCTCAGCCGCACCGTCTCGCGCCGGATCGTCCGCACCGGCTTCACCCTGGTCATGCCCCGCTGGAACGGCTGGACCAGCGACCTCACCGTCTCCGCCGAGGCCTTCGCCGCCCACTACCCCGACCGCGCCGAGCAGATGCGCCTCGCCGCGGCCGTCGCCCGCACACCCACCACCGACCGCGCCGTCCTGACCGTGCTCATCGACGACCTGGCCCGCTGGCTCGCCGCCGAGTACTCCGCGGTCCACGGCGAGAAGGCACCGCGCCCATGA
- a CDS encoding lytic transglycosylase domain-containing protein, translating into MSEEQKGSRWGRWIVIGVLAAAGWGIVRGGGHEPATSSAAPSSSPSTTAAAPSAASPGASSASPSKPSGSYEPADYAAPVRQYAGEAGVNPQLLMAILYNEAYKPHDPEFERAWQRNKPDAAFGIANMHRAAFDDTKPGRPFASRRWEELPDDRNLAIQAAAWHLHDLAGQLPARVSAPLDKDELLALGYNAGAGNMLAFARGVKIGPQAQSYLDRLHDNWARSGEAVR; encoded by the coding sequence GTGAGTGAGGAGCAGAAGGGGTCCCGCTGGGGGCGCTGGATCGTGATCGGTGTGCTGGCGGCGGCCGGGTGGGGCATCGTCCGCGGGGGCGGCCACGAGCCCGCCACCTCCTCGGCCGCGCCCTCCTCGTCCCCGTCCACCACCGCCGCGGCGCCCTCCGCCGCCTCCCCGGGCGCGTCGTCCGCATCGCCGTCGAAGCCCTCCGGCAGCTACGAACCGGCCGACTACGCGGCGCCCGTGCGCCAGTACGCCGGCGAGGCCGGGGTCAACCCCCAGCTGCTGATGGCGATCCTCTACAACGAGGCGTACAAACCCCACGACCCCGAGTTCGAACGGGCGTGGCAGCGCAACAAGCCGGACGCCGCCTTCGGCATCGCCAACATGCACCGGGCCGCCTTCGACGACACCAAGCCGGGCCGCCCGTTCGCCTCCCGCCGCTGGGAGGAGCTGCCGGACGACCGCAACCTGGCGATCCAGGCCGCCGCCTGGCACCTCCACGACCTCGCCGGCCAGCTCCCCGCCCGGGTCAGCGCCCCGCTGGACAAGGACGAGCTGCTCGCCCTCGGCTACAACGCCGGGGCGGGCAACATGCTCGCCTTCGCCCGGGGCGTCAAGATCGGTCCGCAGGCGCAGTCCTACCTGGACCGGCTGCACGACAACTGGGCGCGCTCCGGCGAGGCCGTGAGGTGA
- a CDS encoding DUF6542 domain-containing protein, whose product MAGQRARTSYQDAGPRTEDPAVPAQRSRAAGGDADPAREARAQRGGASRRRQQARRRGGPLAALTAVGLPLVGGIADELSGPGAGILFAVGAVLGTGLAALLCSRAGRWWVVTAAPVVVLLTASGVEYLCNPDKYQGKGLGTGAVRWMVGAFPVMAEAVAVVLLVIVVRAVLERRRPARAGAPSGRGRRG is encoded by the coding sequence ATGGCCGGCCAGCGGGCGAGAACGTCGTACCAGGACGCGGGACCTCGCACCGAGGACCCCGCCGTGCCCGCCCAGCGCTCCCGCGCGGCCGGCGGCGACGCCGACCCGGCACGGGAGGCCCGCGCCCAGCGCGGCGGGGCCTCGCGCCGCAGGCAGCAGGCCCGCCGGCGTGGCGGTCCGCTCGCCGCGCTCACGGCGGTCGGGCTGCCGCTGGTCGGCGGGATCGCGGACGAGCTGAGCGGCCCCGGGGCCGGCATCCTGTTCGCGGTCGGCGCGGTGCTCGGCACCGGCCTCGCCGCCCTGCTGTGCAGCCGTGCCGGCCGTTGGTGGGTGGTGACCGCCGCCCCGGTGGTGGTGCTGCTGACCGCCTCGGGGGTCGAATACCTGTGCAATCCCGACAAGTACCAGGGCAAGGGCCTGGGCACCGGCGCGGTGCGCTGGATGGTCGGGGCGTTCCCGGTGATGGCGGAGGCGGTGGCGGTCGTGCTGCTGGTGATCGTGGTCCGGGCGGTGCTCGAGCGCCGCAGGCCCGCCCGGGCGGGTGCCCCGAGCGGAAGGGGGCGCCGTGGCTGA
- the galE gene encoding UDP-glucose 4-epimerase GalE, whose amino-acid sequence MRKVLITGGAGFIGSTVASVLLDRGITPVVLDDLSKGRAEFVRNRVFYQGDIADAALLERIFTEHPDIDATVHCAARIIVPESVAKPLFYYRENVAKTVELLDALQRHGCTRVVFSSSASIYAPTPDAKVDESSAVEANSPYARTKLMMEQVLQDWTRGEGAEQQRVIALRYFNPIGADSQLRTGLQNLNPSHALGKLIEAHTYGTPFTVTGVDWPTRDGSGIRDYIHVQDLAEAHVAALLRFDEVIAPDAADRYRAINVGTGEGTTVRELVAAFEQAVGTELDVREAGPRPGDVIGCYASVDAARDLLGWAPQRTLAEGVADALAWRTKWAAELGVS is encoded by the coding sequence ATGAGGAAGGTCCTGATCACCGGCGGTGCCGGCTTCATCGGCAGCACGGTGGCCTCCGTCCTGCTCGACCGGGGCATCACCCCGGTCGTCCTGGACGACCTGTCCAAGGGCCGCGCCGAGTTCGTGCGGAACCGCGTGTTCTACCAGGGCGACATCGCCGACGCCGCCCTGCTGGAGCGGATCTTCACCGAGCACCCGGACATCGACGCGACCGTGCACTGCGCGGCCCGGATCATCGTCCCGGAGTCGGTGGCCAAGCCGCTGTTCTACTACCGGGAGAACGTCGCCAAGACCGTCGAACTGCTCGACGCCCTGCAGCGCCACGGCTGCACCCGGGTGGTGTTCAGCAGCTCCGCCTCGATCTACGCGCCGACCCCGGACGCCAAGGTCGACGAGAGCTCCGCGGTCGAGGCGAACAGCCCGTACGCGCGCACCAAGCTGATGATGGAGCAGGTGCTCCAGGACTGGACCCGGGGCGAGGGGGCCGAGCAGCAACGGGTCATCGCCCTGCGGTACTTCAACCCGATCGGCGCCGACTCCCAGCTGCGCACCGGCCTGCAGAACCTCAACCCCAGCCACGCCCTCGGCAAGCTGATCGAGGCGCACACCTACGGCACCCCGTTCACCGTCACCGGTGTCGACTGGCCGACCCGGGACGGGTCCGGCATCCGCGACTACATCCACGTGCAGGACCTGGCGGAGGCGCACGTCGCGGCGCTGCTCCGGTTCGACGAGGTGATCGCCCCCGACGCCGCCGACCGCTACCGGGCGATCAACGTCGGAACGGGCGAGGGCACCACCGTCCGTGAGCTGGTCGCCGCCTTCGAACAGGCCGTCGGCACCGAGCTGGACGTCCGCGAGGCCGGGCCCCGCCCGGGTGACGTGATCGGCTGCTACGCCTCCGTGGACGCCGCCCGCGATCTGCTCGGCTGGGCACCGCAACGCACCCTCGCCGAGGGTGTCGCCGACGCGCTGGCCTGGCGCACCAAGTGGGCCGCCGAACTCGGCGTCAGCTGA
- a CDS encoding antitoxin, with product MFESLKNLADKATDLAREHSDVLGQGLEKVGEVIDDRTDGKYSGQIDTGVEKAKDFLRNLDGEQKTAE from the coding sequence ATGTTTGAGAGTCTGAAGAACCTCGCGGACAAGGCCACCGACCTCGCCCGCGAGCACAGCGACGTGCTCGGGCAGGGCCTGGAGAAGGTCGGCGAGGTGATCGACGACCGCACGGACGGCAAGTACAGCGGGCAGATCGACACCGGTGTCGAGAAGGCGAAGGACTTCCTGCGCAACCTCGACGGCGAGCAGAAGACCGCCGAATAG
- a CDS encoding winged helix-turn-helix transcriptional regulator: MTRRVRDAFDGLRRFGQFQKNLGLAKDILSARLADLVANGVFELAPAADGGPYQEYLLTEQGRALFPVITALRQWGDQWFFAEGEPRARLVDRASGAPVAPVEVRAADGRVLGPAEAEVLLPGAGA; encoded by the coding sequence TTGACCCGGCGCGTTCGTGACGCCTTCGACGGGCTGCGCCGCTTCGGACAGTTCCAGAAGAACCTGGGGCTGGCCAAGGACATCCTGTCGGCCCGGCTGGCCGACCTGGTCGCCAACGGGGTGTTCGAACTCGCCCCGGCCGCCGACGGCGGTCCGTACCAGGAGTACCTGCTCACCGAGCAGGGGCGTGCCCTGTTCCCGGTGATCACCGCCCTGCGGCAGTGGGGTGACCAGTGGTTCTTCGCCGAGGGAGAGCCCCGGGCCCGACTGGTCGACCGCGCGTCGGGCGCGCCGGTCGCGCCCGTGGAGGTGCGCGCGGCGGACGGACGGGTGCTCGGTCCGGCGGAGGCCGAGGTGCTGCTGCCCGGGGCGGGCGCCTGA